A genomic region of Terriglobales bacterium contains the following coding sequences:
- a CDS encoding protein kinase: MSFKIGETVGDYEVVGVLGAGGMGRVYKVRNVLSNRFEAMKVLLQESLGTADQSERFLREIQVQASLEHPNIAALRTAMRVENQLVMIIELVEGKTLQAILESGPLSPATAVDYMSQALAALAYAHERKVIHRDIKPANMMLTKDGVIKLTDFGLAKVGADRSLTKTGTTMGSIYYMSPEQVAGSGTLDARSDLYSLGVSLYEAATGSRPFQGEHDYAIFSAHLNDPPVPPREKNPAISPELNGVILKSLAKKPEDRFQTAAAFRQALQNLGSQPASIEATRLMGSVDAAPSRVASGSKSTTPRSGSQPVSSSSLEMAYVLFMDIVAYSTLPMDRQTERITTLASIVRESEEFRRASDADQLVSLPTGDGMALVFFQNPTAAVQCAIQVSRTLRDYPELKLRMGIHSGPVYRIADINTNRNVAGGGINMAQRVMDCGDAGHILVSKTVADTLGQLSDWEEHFHDLGEAEVKHGVKVHIVNFYTEEVGNAEVPHKLRTAIVARGQLQPPSGALVPARGGPILEAPPQALARRPRTAVWVAAGGGGILAVALIAFGATQFLHLRSSTQQDNPQVQAAPASSGTSTATSAPASTDGGSAASPASAVPSQPASAAPSPSTSAPAPKKQLAQAASASAQPEAPQDAAALQEQRERLIMMASRAAAVRSSLETLQRQQAASGLGLRGDMAAARESMEYLLDEAKASMRDKDADGTKRNLDLAEKQVEKLERFLGR; this comes from the coding sequence ATGAGCTTCAAGATCGGAGAGACGGTTGGCGATTACGAAGTCGTAGGCGTCCTGGGCGCTGGAGGCATGGGCCGCGTGTACAAGGTCCGCAACGTGCTCTCCAACCGCTTTGAGGCGATGAAGGTCTTGTTGCAGGAATCGCTGGGCACGGCCGACCAGTCCGAGCGCTTCCTGCGGGAGATCCAGGTGCAGGCCAGCCTGGAGCATCCCAACATCGCCGCTCTGCGCACCGCCATGCGCGTCGAGAACCAACTGGTCATGATCATCGAGCTGGTGGAAGGCAAGACGCTGCAGGCCATCCTGGAGTCTGGTCCTTTGTCGCCCGCCACCGCCGTCGACTACATGAGCCAGGCGCTCGCTGCGCTGGCCTACGCGCACGAGCGCAAGGTCATCCACCGCGACATCAAGCCCGCCAACATGATGTTGACCAAGGACGGGGTCATCAAGCTCACCGACTTCGGCCTGGCCAAGGTCGGCGCCGACCGCTCGCTCACCAAGACCGGCACCACCATGGGCTCCATCTATTACATGTCCCCGGAGCAGGTGGCCGGCAGCGGCACGCTGGATGCCCGCTCGGATCTCTATTCTCTGGGCGTGAGTCTGTACGAGGCTGCTACCGGCAGTCGGCCCTTCCAGGGCGAGCACGATTACGCCATCTTCTCCGCTCACCTGAACGATCCGCCGGTTCCTCCGCGCGAGAAGAATCCCGCGATTTCGCCGGAGCTAAACGGGGTCATCCTGAAGTCGCTGGCCAAGAAGCCCGAGGACCGCTTCCAGACCGCCGCGGCGTTCCGGCAGGCGCTGCAGAACCTCGGCAGCCAGCCCGCCAGCATCGAGGCCACTCGTCTCATGGGATCTGTGGATGCCGCGCCCAGCCGCGTAGCCTCGGGATCGAAATCCACCACGCCTCGCTCCGGGTCGCAGCCCGTTTCTTCGTCCTCGCTGGAGATGGCGTACGTGCTGTTCATGGACATTGTGGCCTACTCCACCCTGCCCATGGACCGCCAGACCGAGCGCATCACCACGCTGGCCTCCATCGTGCGCGAAAGCGAAGAGTTCCGCCGGGCGTCGGATGCCGACCAGTTGGTGTCATTGCCCACCGGCGACGGCATGGCCCTGGTTTTCTTCCAGAACCCTACCGCGGCCGTGCAGTGCGCCATCCAGGTTTCCCGCACGCTCCGCGACTACCCGGAACTGAAGCTGCGCATGGGCATCCACAGCGGCCCGGTGTACCGCATCGCCGACATCAACACCAACCGCAACGTGGCGGGCGGCGGCATCAATATGGCGCAGCGCGTCATGGACTGCGGCGACGCCGGACACATTCTGGTCTCCAAAACCGTGGCCGATACTCTAGGCCAGTTGAGTGATTGGGAAGAGCATTTCCACGATCTGGGCGAGGCCGAAGTCAAGCACGGCGTCAAGGTCCACATCGTGAACTTCTACACTGAGGAAGTCGGCAACGCCGAGGTGCCGCACAAGCTGCGCACCGCGATTGTCGCTCGCGGCCAGTTGCAGCCTCCCAGTGGAGCCCTGGTTCCGGCTCGCGGCGGCCCCATCTTGGAAGCGCCTCCGCAGGCCCTCGCCCGTCGCCCCAGGACCGCCGTTTGGGTCGCCGCCGGCGGTGGAGGCATCCTGGCCGTAGCTCTGATTGCCTTTGGAGCGACCCAGTTCCTCCACTTGCGGTCGTCCACCCAGCAGGACAACCCGCAGGTACAGGCGGCTCCGGCTTCGTCAGGAACTTCGACCGCAACCTCCGCTCCAGCTTCCACGGATGGCGGTTCTGCGGCGTCGCCCGCTTCCGCCGTGCCTTCGCAACCCGCCTCCGCAGCTCCGTCGCCATCCACATCCGCTCCGGCGCCCAAGAAGCAGCTTGCCCAAGCCGCCTCGGCTTCTGCCCAACCGGAAGCGCCTCAGGACGCGGCCGCCCTGCAGGAGCAGCGGGAAAGATTGATCATGATGGCCAGCCGCGCCGCGGCCGTGCGCAGCAGCCTGGAAACCTTGCAGCGCCAGCAGGCAGCGTCAGGCCTGGGTCTGCGTGGCGACATGGCCGCCGCCAGGGAAAGCATGGAGTACCTGCTGGATGAGGCGAAGGCGTCGATGCGGGACAAGGACGCCGACGGCACCAAGCGCAACCTGGATCTCGCGGAGAAACAGGTCGAAAAGCTGGAGCGCTTCCTGGGCCGCTAG
- a CDS encoding CsgG/HfaB family protein, giving the protein MGRCVKTVLVLMALVAVCAAQNNAPPKKRVAVMDFDYATVQSGVAAIFGTNVDVGKGIADILVNNLVKSGTYSVIERKALDKILAEQNFSNSDRADPSSAAKLARILGVDAMIIGSITQFGRDDKNTNVGGAGFGRVFGLGGVSKKEAKAVVGINARVISTETAEILAVAEGKGESTRGGTSLIGAGGGWGGAGAGAFDMSSSNFANTILGEAVHKAVDSVSHQLDQEADKLPTHVVKVEGLVADATGGTLILNVGSRAGVKVGDQLEVRRVTREVKDPSTGKVLRRIADKVGMVTVTEVDESSAVGTYTGSGPAQVGDSVQTP; this is encoded by the coding sequence ATGGGTAGGTGTGTCAAAACGGTACTGGTCTTGATGGCCCTGGTGGCGGTTTGCGCTGCGCAGAATAACGCTCCGCCCAAGAAGCGGGTGGCTGTCATGGACTTCGACTACGCCACGGTGCAGAGTGGGGTAGCGGCGATCTTCGGCACCAACGTCGACGTCGGCAAGGGCATCGCGGACATTCTGGTCAACAACCTGGTGAAGAGCGGGACCTATTCCGTGATCGAGCGCAAGGCGCTCGACAAGATCCTGGCGGAACAGAACTTCTCCAACAGCGACCGCGCCGATCCCAGCAGCGCGGCCAAGCTGGCCCGCATTCTGGGTGTGGATGCCATGATCATCGGCAGCATCACCCAGTTCGGCCGGGACGATAAGAACACCAACGTGGGCGGGGCAGGCTTCGGCAGGGTATTCGGCTTGGGCGGAGTTTCCAAGAAGGAAGCCAAGGCCGTGGTCGGCATCAATGCCCGCGTCATCAGCACCGAAACGGCGGAGATCCTCGCGGTCGCCGAAGGCAAAGGAGAGTCCACCCGCGGCGGCACCTCGCTCATCGGGGCCGGAGGCGGATGGGGTGGTGCGGGCGCCGGCGCCTTTGACATGTCCAGCAGCAATTTCGCCAACACCATCCTGGGAGAAGCGGTTCACAAGGCGGTCGATTCCGTGTCTCATCAGCTCGACCAGGAAGCCGACAAGCTGCCCACCCACGTGGTCAAGGTGGAAGGGCTGGTCGCGGACGCGACGGGCGGAACCCTGATCCTGAACGTCGGCAGCAGGGCAGGCGTAAAGGTCGGGGATCAGCTCGAGGTGCGCCGGGTGACTCGTGAGGTCAAGGACCCATCGACCGGCAAGGTTCTCCGCCGGATCGCCGACAAGGTCGGCATGGTCACCGTCACGGAAGTGGATGAGTCTTCCGCAGTCGGAACGTATACGGGCAGCGGTCCCGCCCAAGTCGGCGACTCGGTCCAGACTCCCTAG